The Colletotrichum higginsianum IMI 349063 chromosome 2, whole genome shotgun sequence genome has a segment encoding these proteins:
- a CDS encoding DNA polymerase family A — MAAITNHVLRGSTASFIRLARHHASRRLALRSHARWQSSLAAETANVDNIKERQEKPNILSQARYSDIGVQHLSAHVYKQIFPDGTTPPPPELVELSRDHLRRHDLLGKNTDNSDPIAFDLPELQGRTLDEHFHKLAVDSAEPYLSLAKQFARANAPPKPRKWVRRSGWTKYYSDGRTEAVDAPDDSMLCFDTEVLWKESSFAVMACASSPTAWYAWLSPWLLGESESDRHLIPLGDPTKERVIVGHNVGYDRARILEEYDVKQTRNSFMDTMSLHVAVNGMCSQQRPTWMKHKKSRELRDKIASQTDDVQLAELLGNSALRQEEEELWVDRSSVNSLRDVAKFHLDVTIDKAVRDEFGTLDRAGVLGKLDNLLDYCAADVAITHRVYQIVFPNFLDTCPHPVSFAALRHLSSVILPVNKTWDAYIHNAEATYRELSDAVQERLIGLTEQALAIKDDPEKWGNDPWLKQLDWSGQEIKMVKGKKKNDPPRPAARQKMPGMPQWYKDLFPKNDSPINITVRTRIAPILLKLSWDNHPLFWSDKYGWTFRVAASEAADYQQKQMIQCDFSDTESDAALQEDGGLFFKLPHKDGPMARCVNPMAKGYLSYFEKGTLSSEYPYAKEALEMNASCSYWISARDRIRSQMVVYEDDIPGEGKEASSKKKRDPEHVQGYILPQIIPMGTITRRAVENTWLTASNAKKNRVGSELKSMVKAPPGYSFVGADVDSEELWIASLVGDATFKLHGGNAIGFMTLEGTKAAGTDLHSRTASILGITRNDAKVFNYGRIYGAGLKFAGQLLRQFNPNLSEKETNETASRLYAKTKGTKTSRSVLSKRPFWRGGTESFVFNKLEEFAAQERPRTFVLGAGITEALMRRFINQNGYLTSRINWAIQSSGVDYLHLLIVGMDYLTRRFNIDARLAITVHDEIRYLVRDHDKYRAAMALQVANVWTRAMFAQQVGINDLPQSVAYFSAIDIDHVLRKEVDMDCVTPSHKTAIPPGESIDITALLAKGAEACLDPSIVPDPAHAPKLDGIEYTPRTPVMDTLEDSTSADPYFLKAQIVSTEIELSQVLKDRRQAVKVQEEKKPRAARPKKERSVLPYQSDAKLVPTMTVSDAFGHNKYGSRFEPKNRWTTWQKEKGTGRFGPSSRI, encoded by the exons ATGGCCGCAATCACAAACCACGTCCTGAGGGGTTCCACTGCGAGCTTCATCCGCCTAGCCCGACATCATGcttctcgccgcctcgccTTGCGCTCTCATGCTCGCTGGCAGTCTTCGCTTGCTGCAGAGACTGCGAACGTCGATAACATCAAGGAGCGACAGGAAAAGCCGAATA TCTTGTCGCAGGCGCGCTACAGCGACATTGGCGTCCAGCACCTCAGCGCCCACGTGTACAAGCAGATATTCCCCGACGGaaccacgccgccgccaccggaACTCGTAGAGCTCTCCAGGGACCACTTGCGCCGTCACGATCTGCTCGGAAAGAACACCGACAACAGCGACCCCATCGCCTTCGACCTCCCCGAGCTGCAAGGACGAACCCTAGATGAGCACTTCCACAAGCTTGCGGTTGACTCTGCCGAACCTTACCTGTCGCTCGCGAAACAGTTTGCGAGGGCGAACGCACCGCCAAAGCCGCGGAAATGGGTCCGCCGCAGTGGATGGACCAAATACTATTCGGACGGCAGGACGGAAGCCGTTGACGCGCCCGATGATTCCATGTTGTGTTTTGATACCGAGGTCTTGTGGAAGGAGAGCTCGTTTGCCGTCATGGCTTGCGCCTCGAGTCCGACGGCTTGGTATGCCTGGCTGTCCCCTTGGCTGCTGGGCGAGTCCGAATCCGATCGGCACTTGATCCCACTGGGCGACCCAACGAAAGAGCGAGTGATAGTAGGACACAATGTCGGATATGACCGAGCGAGAATACTGGAAGAGTACGACGTAAAGCAAACGCGCAACTCCTTCATGGATACCATGTCGCTCCACGTGGCTGTAAACGGCATGTGCTCGCAGCAAAGACCGACGTGGATGAAGCACAAGAAGAGTCGAGAGCTGAGAGACAAGATTGCGAGCCAGACCGACGATGTACAGTTGGCGGAGCTTCTGGGAAACAGTGCACTCcggcaggaggaggaggagctttGGGTGGACCGAAGTTCGGTCAACTCGCTCCGCGACGTGGCCAAGTTCCATCTCGACGTCACCATTGACAAGGCTGTACGCGACGAGTTTGGCACACTCGACCGAGCCGGCGTGTTGGGCAAACTAGACAACCTGCTGGACTACTGTGCTGCCGACGTTGCTATCACTCACCGGGTGTACCAGATCGTGTTCCCCAACTTCCTCGACACCTGCCCCCATCCCGTCAGTTTCGCGGCGTTGCGCCATCTGTCGTCCGTCATCTTGCCCGTCAACAAGACCTGGGACGCTTACATCCACAATGCCGAGGCCACCTACCGTGAGCTATCCGATGCCGTCCAGGAGCGTCTGATCGGGCTCACCGAACAGGCCCTCGCCATCAAAGACGACCCGGAGAAATGGGGCAACGATCCATGGCTGAAGCAGCTGGACTGGTCTGGCCAAGAAATCAAAATGgtcaagggcaagaaaaagaacgATCCTCCACGGCCGGCTGCGAGGCAAAAGATGCCCGGCATGCCGCAGTGGTACAAGGACTTGTTCCCGAAGAACGACTCTCCCATCAACATCACAGTAAGGACCCGCATCGCCCCGATCCTGCTCAAGCTCTCGTGGGACAACCACCCACTGTTTTGGTCAGACAAGTACGGCTGGACATTCCGGGTGGCTGCGAGCGAAGCAGCGGATTACCAGCAAAAGCAGATGATCCAGTGCGATTTCTCCGACACCGAGAGCGATGCTGCGCTACAGGAAGATGGCggcctcttcttcaagctACCACATAAGGACGGGCCCATGGCAAGGTGCGTCAACCCGATGGCCAAGGGATACCTATCCTACTTTGAGAAGGGCACGTTGTCTTCGGAGTATCCGTACGCCAAGGAAGCTTTGGAGATGAACGCGTCGTGTTCGTACTGGATCAGTGCCCGCGACCGCATCAGGTCACAGATGGTTGTGTATGAAGACGATATTCCGGGTGAAGGCAAGGAGGCGagctccaagaagaagagagatcCGGAACACGTCCAAGGCTACATCCTGCCTCAGATCATACCCATGGGCACCATCACGAGAAGAGCAGTGGAGAACACGTGGCTCACGGCGAGTAATGCGAAGAAGAACAGAGTCGGATCGGAGCTCAAATCGATGGtcaaggcgccgccgggtTACAGCTTTGTGGGTGCCGACGTGGACTCGGAGGAGCTCTGGATCGCGAGTTTGGTAGGAGACGCGACCTTCAAGCTCCACGGTGGTAACGCCATCGGGTTCATGACATTGGAGGGCACAAAGGCCGCCGGCACGGATCTGCActcgcggacggcgagcATTCTGGGCATCACCAGAAACGATGCCAAGGTGTTCAACTACGGCCGCATctacggcgccggcctcaaGTTTGCCGGTCAGCTGCTCAGGCAGTTCAACCCTAACCTCTcggagaaggagacgaaCGAGACAGCTTCGAGGCTTTATGCCAAGACGAAGGGCACCAAGACGAGCAGGTCGGTCCTGAGCAAGCGGCCATTCTGGCGCGGCGGGACAGAATCCTTCGTTTTCAATAAGCTCGAAGAGTTTGCGGCCCAAGAGCGGCCACGGACATTTGTCCTGGGCGCGGGCATCACGGAGGCTCTGATGCGCCGGTTTATCAACCAGAACGGCTACCTGACCTCACGTATCAACTGGGCAATCCAGTCCTCAGGCGTCGACTACCTCCATCTCCTGATCGTAGGCATGGACTACCTCACTCGACGGTTCAACATCGATGCTCGGCTCGCCATCACCGTGCACGACGAAATTCGATATCTCGTCAGGGACCACGACAAATACCGTGCCGCGATGGCTCTCCAGGTGGCGAATGTTTGGACAAGGGCAATGTTTGCCCAACAAGTGGGCATCAACGATCTGCCTCAGTCGGTGGCATACTTCTCCGCCATCGACATTGACCACGTCCTCCGCAAGGAAGTCGACATGGACTGCGTGACACCAAGCCACAAGACCGCCATCCCCCCGGGAGAGAGCATCGACATTACTGCCCTACTCGCCAAGGGGGCCGAGGCCTGCCTGGACCCTTCCATCGTGCCTGACCCGGCGCATGCGCCCAAGCTCGACGGGATCGAGTACACGCCACGCACGCCCGTCATGGATACACTCGAGGATTCGACATCGGCCGATCCCTACTTTCTCAAGGCGCAGATCGTGAGCACAGAGATAGAGCTGAGCCAAGTGCTCAAGGACAGGAGACAGGCGGTCAAGGTacaggaggagaagaagccgcgCGCAGCCAGGCCCAAGAAGGAGCGCAGCGTGCTGCCGTACCAATCAGACGCAAAGCTGGTGCCGACCATGACAGTGTCGGACGCCTTCGGACACAACAAGTACGGTTCGCGATTCGAACCGAAGAACCGGTGGACGACATGGCAAAAGGAGAAGGGCACTGGTCGCTTCGGACCGAGCTCGAGAATATAA
- a CDS encoding Nuclear pore complex subunit, translated as MAEVTTLDALQLFHRDLAAVRNGRPEGVESLDNPEIQALFERELEKTWQRPPRDEKSRQAVKSGKLVIDEEEYGLNEEFQQIVLNLADEAEINEIEATRCLLDAKDDPASLGRSLLECGLIRVHQQRKYTLDIVRLMMEIDALDEEDVEPEVLNVVQMCLSATVFQNLPGETASSQKRLLPRCMSAMQDVRAWLQKIADKMTATAVLINGRGGQVPEEMETVEFSRVSLYQQHEILAVILCRAIEKREAEIGDFKAFLQNLRNADKYDVLLAHLFPALGAYITLYGSTEGISNLSMARELNPIICPQQDESPWRLVYLQAAVKAWWLAEYSGWYLDDSLLGGLEGVDLDQEDRQRSKQFLEALKDGAFDFILSIAADVKTPEWVDPSRITMRNWLQRKAPPLISDSIVFAEYFQTLLMNQLEVFVDAFISNLPDVLRKLRVEEDEQRQLSQTHEQDLDLERFLVVIAYAYEGRPDAAMSFWSDPDSNLAGFMHWASRRASTPLVSSFCEMLQAISGNDECATAAHDFLLDEGHHASGKMRRSQSLTWHQIFRELVFFSNKIREKATAPQVSSTYRPGRPSSDQAEAEPESTMMLQSYLRLITKLASESETARQFLLKEPSFNLVEMLFQLASSPVPADLRAGTFMALRALISRKTQEEANIMWQCLEAWMNGAYIVTPSQHRSPQSSPVVSMDTVSDDICHGFDEPHAFIQLLIALITPPEDSSSLNDSLPFPENLGSANRMPGIEIYVDTVLGKVLANKANEVNDINQLRMLRLSCLEFAATCLSTFNENLIVIANETNIPIDSAMAATDLATYVKLHPFARVMEWMFNDKVIAALAQTIHQDAVDVGNAPPDSPVILGILRAVEVISKVLDLQATFLDLVRPLIKMQSNHRRPPVANAAYASFEDGLVGHLSLVVDLGNYCGLGHPEVTLSCLRLLQKMTASFKITSAWSSTPGRKSHRNKAIVALEANGEHETIARSLAAELMTPLDWGREAESPDYLTKTYILDFLSSCLAANPDKPTIAHLLLGFHCGVDSLSTEPNGPFAARTSVFHNMLRLLLETPFGDAHGMRHWLVSLKSKCMHILRVLWTSPLSAPFVIDELRDNDVLFHFLLREVVIQPQLPWENQDISAPNFPLTEGAPTFIEFLALRSMSLEYIAMELCSISQSRMPSLKRRIFEALNGQIVGENNEPMPIPTVFDLYDFSLPEGIWGESLPALQFYKDLDLSTCLGEDDHGNAIYNIDRAREILLLKGSERRHEGVILTAQDFATLEREETLIINYLIFTNRQRRIASQGLVVLKTWTSLLLVMVASNEFKGTTEASFYLQALQAILPGLEASASERPEEAMELAKLARVLLFKLDLTSKPSLDRESQAIGSLVSDKLYQLFQVCLQAIGKWTGSSDLRAIYYSICYRYLTGMVDQGLLVAGRQKTIKTIQMYGERLINVICDDAYSSDAACQAAAFILLNALVNLGRQEDDSHIVETLNRLNFIGILVDSLRTILQDWTEVVHTGNTAQETYVAAKFALLLQLAQTKPGAKYILHANLFRSIEASGLFAADPELQIDPMNPKALEKHYELLAKVTQVVGAAIVSRGSSNVLQGRRFLTEHRMLVTHTLKRSAGIGTVEGEGGVLEDHIEELAEGFMVLIGATGFLEFENEVMPEPKKQGPVLFT; from the exons ATGGCCGAAGTAACCACCCTCGATGCGCTGCAGCTTTTCCACCGCGACCTAGCTGCCGTTCGCAACGGACGTCCCGAAGGCGTCGAGTCCTTGGACAACCCCGAGATCCAAGCTTTATTCGAAagggagctcgagaagacATGGCAACGTCCGCCAAGAGACGAGAAGAGTCGCCAGGCCGTCAAGTCAG GCAAGCTTGTCATCGACGAAGAAGAATACGGCCTCAACGAAGAGTTCCAGCAGATTGTGCTCAACCttgccgacgaggccgagatcaaCGAAATCGAAGCGACACGATGCCTGCTCGACGCCAAAGATGACCCTGCCAGCTTGGGCCGCTCGCTGCTCGAGTGCGGTCTGATCCGGGTCCACCAACAGCGCAAATACACCCTCGACATCGTGCGACTGATGATGGAGATTGATGCGCTGGATGAGGAGGATGTTGAACCAGAAGTTCTTAACGTTGTGCAGATGTGCCTGTCTGCGACTGTTTTCCAGAACCTGCCTGGCGAAACCGCTTCGTCACAAAAGAGACTGCTGCCGAGGTGCATGTCAGCGATGCAGGATGTCAGGGCATGGCTTCAGAAGATTGCCGACAAGATGACGGCCACCGCCGTCTTGATCAATGGTAGGGGCGGCCAGGTGccggaggagatggagacggtAGAATTCTCTCGGGTCAGCCTTTACCAGCAACACGAGATCCTCGCCGTCATTCTCTGTCGCGCAATCGAGAAGCGGGAGGCCGAGATTGGCGATTTCAAAGCTTTCTTACAAAATTTGAGGAATGCCGATAAATACGACGTGCTGCTTG CACATCTGTTCCCCGCCTTGGGTGCATACATAACCCTATACGGCTCGACGGAAGGTATATCCAACCTCAGCATGGCCAGAGAGCTCAACCCGATCATCTGCCCGCAGCAGGACGAGAGCCCCTGGCGCCTGGTCTACCTACAGGCGGCGGTCAAAGCTTGGTGGCTGGCCGAGTACAGCGGGTGGTATCTTGACGATTCTCTTCTCGGAGGTTTGGAAGGCGTGGATTTGGATCAAG AGGATCGCCAGAGGTCAAAGCAATTCCTGGAGGCGCTGAAGGACGGTGCTTTCGACTTCATCCTCTCCATTGCTGCAGATGTCAAGACTCCTGAATGGGTCGACCCTTCGAGGATTACCATGCGCAACTGGCTTCAGCGCAAGGCCCCTCCGCTCATCTCAGACTCGATTGTCTTTGCCGAATACTTCCAAACACTGCTGATGAACCAGCTGGAGGTTTTCGTCGACGCTTTCATTTCCAATCTCCCTGACGTCCTCAGAAAGCTTCGTGTGGAAGAGGACGAGCAACGCCAACTCAGCCAGACACACGAACAGGATCTGGATCTGGAGCGCTTCCTGGTTGTCATTGCCTACGCGTACGAAGGTCGCCCTGATGCTGCGATGAGCTTCTGGTCGGACCCCGACAGCAACCTGGCGGGTTTTATGCATTGGGCCTCACGAAGAGCCTCAACGCCACTCGTCAGTTCGTTCTGTGAGATGTTGCAGGCCATTTCCGGGAACGATGAGTGCGCGACGGCTGCTCACGACTTTTTGCTGGATGAGGGGCATCATGCGTCGGGCAAGATGAGACGGTCGCAGTCCCTTACCTGGCATCAAATCTTCCGAGAActtgtcttcttctcaaACAAGATCAGGGAGAAGGCTACGGCCCCCCAGGTTTCATCGACCTACCGACCCGGCAGGCCCAGCAGCGACCAGGCCGAAGCGGAGCCCGAGTCTACCATGATGCTGCAGTCATATCTGAGGCTCATCACTAAGCTGGCTTCCGAGAGCGAGACCGCCAGACAATTCCTTCTGAAGGAGCCCAGCTTCAACCTTGTAGAGATGCTCTTCCAGCTGGCCAGCAGTCCTGTTCCGGCGGACCTGCGAGCAGGCACCTTCATGGCCTTGCGCGCGCTGATTTCCCGGAAAACTCAAGAGGAAGCCAACATCATGTGGCAATGCTTGGAGGCCTGGATGAACGGCGCTTACATTGTGACACCAAGCCAGCACCGGTCACCCCAAAGCTCCCCGGTTGTGTCTATGGACACGGTCAGCGATGACATCTGCCACGGCTTTGACGAGCCCCATGCTTTCATCCAGCTTCTGATCGCGCTTATCACGCCACCCGAGGACAGCAGCTCCCTCAACGATTCCCTACCCTTTCCCGAGAACCTCGGTTCAGCCAACCGCATGCCCGGCATCGAAATCTACGTCGACACCGTCCTGGGTAAGGTCTTGGCAAACAAAGCCAACGAAGTCAACGACATCAACCAGCTGAGAATGCTCCGCTTGAGCTGTCTCGAGTTCGCTGCAACATGTCTATCGACATTTAACGAAAACTTGATCGTCATCGCCAACGAGACTAATATTCCCATCGATTCGGCAATGGCAGCGACGGACTTGGCTACATACGTCAAACTCCACCCTTTCGCCCGAGTTATGGAATGGATGTTCAACGACAAGGTTattgccgccctcgcccagacCATTCATCAAGATGCTGTGGATGTGGGAAATGCACCGCCCGACTCGCCAGTGATTCTCGGTATTCTCAGGGCTGTCGAGGTTATCTCCAAGGTCCTGGACCTGCAGGCCACTTTCCTCGATCTTGTCCGTCCCCTGATCAAGATGCAGTCCAACCACCGACGCCCGCCTGTTGCCAACGCCGCGTACGCCTCTTTTGAAGACGGTCTGGTCGGCCATCTTAGCCTTGTAGTCGACCTAGGGAACTACTGTGGTCTCGGCCATCCCGAAGTAACCCTGTCCTGTCTGAGGTTACTGCagaagatgacggcgtcgttcAAGATCACGTCGGCGTGGTCATCGACACCTGGCCGCAAGAGCCATCGCAACAAAGCCATTGTCGCGCTCGAGGCCAACGGGGAGCACGAGACCATCGCTCGGTCACTCGCCGCAGAGCTGATGACGCCCCTCGACTGGGGACGGGAAGCCGAGTCGCCCGACTACCTCACCAAAACATACATTCTCGATTTTCTCTCCAGCTGCCTGGCTGCCAATCCTGACAAGCCTACGATTGCTCATCTTCTTTTGGGCTTCCACTGCGGCGTCGACTCGCTGTCGACAGAGCCCAATGGCCCTTTTGCTGCCAGGACGTCGGTCTTCCACAACATGCTGAGGCTACTGTTGGAAACACCATTTGGTGATGCCCACGGCATGCGGCATTGGCTAGTCTCCTTGAAGAGCAAATGCATGCACATTCTCCGAGTCTTGTGGACATCACCACTGTCAGCCCCGTTTGTCATTGATGAACTCCGCGATAACGACGTCCTGTTTCACTTCTTGCTCCGCGAGGTTGTCATCCAGCCGCAATTGCCTTGGGAAAACCAAGACATCAGTGCTCCTAATTTCCCGCTTACTGAAGGCGCTCCGACGTTCATCGAGTTTCTTGCTCTACGGAGCATGAGCTTGGAGTACATCGCAATGGAGCTCTGCAGCATATCGCAGAGTCGGATGCCGTCCCTCAAACGGCGGATATTCGAGGCTCTCAACGGTCAGATTGTGGGCGAGAACAACGAgcccatgcccatccctACCGTGTTCGACTTGTACGACTTTTCACTACCCGAGGGCATATGGGGCGAGTCACTTCCCGCTCTTCAGTTCTATAAAGACCTCGACCTCAGCACCTGTCTCGGGGAAGACGACCACGGAAATGCCATTTATAATATTGACCGAGCGAGGGAGATTCTGCTACTGAAAGGTAGCGAGAGAAGACATGAGGGCGTTATTCTCACAGCACAAGACTTTGCCACCCTGGAACGGGAGGAGACGCTCATCATCAACTACCTCATTTTCACTAACCGCCAAAGGCGGATAGCATCGCAAGGTCTTGTTGTTCTCAAGACGTGGACGAGTCTGCTCCTCGTCATGGTCGCATCCAACGAGTTCAAGGGCACGACAGAGGCCTCATTCTACTTGCAAGCGCTGCAGGCTATCCTGCCGGGCCTGGAagcgtcggcgtcggagcGGCCAGAAGAAGCCATGGAACTTGCCAAGCTGGCCAGGGTTCTCCTTTTCAAGCTCGACTTGACCTCGAAGCCTTCGCTGGACCGTGAGAGCCAGGCCATCGGCAGCCTCGTCAGTGACAAGCTTTACCAGCTTTTCCAGGTCTGCTTGCAAGCCATTGGCAAATGGACTGGCTCGTCAGACCTCCGGGCAATCTACTACAGTATCTGCTACCGCTACCTGACGGGCATGGTAGACCAGGGgctgctcgtcgccggccgtCAGAAGACGATCAAGACGATTCAGATGTACGGCGAGCGGCTCATCAACGTCATCTGCGATGATGCCTACAGCAGCGATGCCGCATGCCAGGCTGCCGCCTTCATTCTGCTTAACGCGCTGGTTAACCTCGGACGTCAAGAAGATGACTCGCACATTGTCGAAACGCTTAACCGGCTAAACTTCATtggcatcctcgtcgactcTCTCCGGACCATCCTGCAAGACTGGACCGAGGTCGTCCACACGGGCAACACGGCGCAGGAGACGTACGTGGCAGCCAAGTTTGCACTGCTCCTGCAGCTCGCGCAGACCAAACCCGGCGCCAAGTACATCCTCCACGCGAACCTCTTCCGTTCGATCGAGGCCTCCGGCCTCTTCGCGGCAGACCCCGAGCTGCAGATCGACCCCATGAATCCCAAGGCTCTGGAGAAGCACTACGAGCTGCTCGCCAAGGTCACGCAGGTCGTGGGTGCAGCCATCGTCAGCCGCGGCTCCAGCAACGTGCTCCAGGGCCGTAGGTTCCTCACGGAGCACCGCATGCTGGTGACACATACCCTCAAGCGCAGCGCGGGCATCGGCACAGTAGAAGGGGAAGGCGGTGTCTTGGAAGACCAcatcgaggagctggccgagggctTCATGGTTCTGATTGGCGCGACTGGTTTCCTAGAG TTTGAGAACGAGGTGATGCCGGAGCCCAAGAAACAAGGCCCCGTCTTGTTTACTTGA
- a CDS encoding Slx8 protein, translating to MPGLIPFAPTPPLSQSTHTNASSVPARPTNTFFGTDRGAARGSSSQAPIDLDDDSEPTAPLPRNATYTHLHQHHQHHLENFWGVLTPGNTQNPQSLPSFSDFAANLDFQPLGVTALLHNSAAPQTPGHEPNSDEYLSALVEGNFSPSSYPRHTQASPGTQQQRQQPRRPSLAQSSRNAPHPHASDTPLRPDRLARDASQNTNTVVTAARHPTSRPAYHDNEVEESLFVSSDDEPQVTMPVQTRRRASTILSSDHDPESDEIAASATRKRPAPSSAPARETTAPKRRRTSQPQATRTQTTTPGVLGPDDDIFGEDKVPSNKGKERDEDVIDLADANEVPEDLKAPKEDKRIKISAFQCVICMDDVTALTVTHCGHLFCSECLHSALNVDATKNKCPICRQKVETKDKSDYTAKTKGFWPLELKLMTASRKGKQRA from the exons ATGCCGGGCCTCATACCCTTCGCACCTACGCCTCCTCTGTCGCAGTCGACACATACCAACGCCTCTTCCGTCCCAGCTCGACCGACCAATACGTTCTTCGGTACAGACCGGGGTGCTGCAcgaggcagcagcagtcagGCAcccatcgacctcgacgacgattCCGAGCCCACCGCTCCACTGCCTCGCAACGCCACCTACACACACCTACATCagcaccaccaacaccacttGGAAAACTTTTGGGGCGTTTTGACACCCGGCAACACGCAAAACCCACAATCCCTCCCGTCCTTCTCGGACTTTGCCGCCAACCTGGATTTCCAACCTTTGGGAGTGACTGCGCTATTGCATAACAGCGCCGCCCCGCAGACACCGGGCCACGAACCGAACAGCGACGAATACCTCTCCGCACTCGTTGAAGGGAACTTCTCACCATCCTCATACCCCCGACACACGCAGGCCTCGCCGGGCActcaacaacaacgacaacaaccaCGACGACCGAGCCTGGCTCAGAGTTCTCGGAACGCACCCCATCCCCACGCCTCTGATACCCCGCTGCGACCGGACCGCTTGGCCAGGGACGCTAGCCAGAATACAAACACTGTGGTAACAGCAGCACGACATCCAACGTCCCGTCCCGCATACCACGACAACGAGGTGGAAGAGTCGCTCTTTGTAAGCTCCGACGACGAACCTCAAGTCACGATGCCTGTCCAGACACGCCGTAGGGCCTCCACCATCCTCAGCTCCGATCACGACCCCGAGTCAGACGAGATCGCGGCCTCCGCCACGCGAAAGAGGCCCGCCCCTTCTTCTGCCCCTGCCAGAGAAACCACCGCTCCCAAACGGCGACGTACATCACAGCCCCAAGCGACACGCACACAGACAACAACGCCCGGTGTACTGGgtcccgacgacgacatttTTGGCGAAGACAAGGTTCCATCAAACAAGGGCAAGGAAAGGGACGAAGACGTCATTGATCTAGCCGACGCAAACGAAGTGCCGGAGGACTTGAAGGCGCCTAAGGAGGACAAGAGAATCAAGATTTCGGCTTTTCAGTGTGTTATCTGCATGGACGATGTCACTGCGCTGACGGTAACCCATTGTG GCCACCTCTTCTGTTCCGAGTGCCTCCACTCGGCGCTCAATGTTGACGCGACCAAAAACAAGTGCCCCATTTGCAGGCAGAAGGTTGAAACCAAGGACAAGAGCGACTACACAGCCAAGACCAAGGGTTTTTGGCCCCTGGAACTCAAGTTGATGACGGCCAGCCGCAAAGGGAAGCAGCGGGCATGA